In one Poecilia reticulata strain Guanapo linkage group LG8, Guppy_female_1.0+MT, whole genome shotgun sequence genomic region, the following are encoded:
- the cox6a2 gene encoding cytochrome c oxidase subunit 6A2, mitochondrial yields MSLSPVAMAARRALAAASHSSHEGAKTWKILTIVVAFPGVGVCMANAFMKTQEHSHDHPEFVPYSHLRIRTKRFPWGDGNHTLFHNSHANALPEGYEGSDH; encoded by the exons ATGTCGCTGTCTccggttgccatggcagcgCGGCGAGCGCTCGCTGCTGCGTCACACTCGAGTCACGAGGGAG CAAAAACCTGGAAGATCCTGACCATCGTTGTGGCTTTCCCCGGCGTCGGCGTCTGCATGGCCAACGCCTTCATGAAGACGCAGGAACACTCCCATGACCACCCGGAATTTGTTCCGTATTCACACCTGCGCATCCGCACCAAG AGATTTCCGTGGGGCGATGGAAACCACACGCTGTTCCACAACTCTCACGCAAACGCTCTTCCTGAGGGTTACGAGGGCTCAGATCACTGA